GGGCCAAGTTACCTCTCCAAGGTTCAGTGCCACCAGATCAGTTCAGCAGCTATTTATCGGTGCCCAGGATGTGCCAGGAGCTGGACACACAGCGTGGAATATGACAGGCTGGGGAGGGTGATAAATGATCATGTGCGATGGGGCAGCACAGGGCACTGCAGATGGTCGGAGGCCACTAGCCCAGCTTGGAGGTTAGGCAATGATCCTGAGTAGGCAAAGACAAGTTCTAAGCAGAGAAGGCAAAGATAAGTAGGAAttagagaagaggaggaggagggatgttCCCGACAGAACATGCAAAGGGCTGGAAGTGAGATGCGAAGAGAGCTTAGGGCCTTCCAGGGATTTCTGGCCAATAGTTCCCATATGAGaagtgaggagggggaggagaagtgAGTAAGGTCAGGATGAGGGAACAGTCACAACTGAGAGTAccaggccctccctgccctgagGGTGGAGTGGGGCAGGGCCTGTTCAAGACAAATGCagtcctgcctcccagccctgtctcctccccacctcgCTGCCACCAGGTATCATGGTGCAGGAATTTGTACACCTGGGAGCGCTGGACACATACCTGCGCAAGTCTGGCCACCTGGTGCCAGCCAGCTGGAAGCTGCAGGTGATCAAACAGCTGGCATATGCCCTCAACTACCTGGTGAGTGCTCCTTCACTGCACAGAATGGAGGGGGAATTGAGAGTGAGTGGGCTCTGTGGTATGGATAAGAGTTTGGCAGGAATGCAAGGGGAAGGCATCTTAGACTGAGGGAAAAGCATATGTACATGCTCAGAGATGTAGGGTGCAGGAGAAGGGGACGGCTGGTCATTGGTGGATTTCAGGGGAGTCGTGAGCAATGAGGTCAGGCATGGGGAAGGCTTTCCAGGAGAGGAAATATGGGAGCTGGGCCTCAAAGGTTGAACAGAAGCTTCAAGAGGAGAAAATAAGAAGGGTCTCTCAGGTTGAGGACACAGCCTAGGCAAAGGACTGCTGCTTAGAAGATGTGTTGCATGTCCTGGGATGCATCTGGCAGTTCAGCTGACAGGAGACCAGGGTAGGGGTGTGGAAGAGAGAATGTCATAGAAGAGTGAGCAAGTATCTCAAAGGGCCTTGAGCACTAGGCTCAGGACCTCTGGCTACCCCATTGCCTTTAGGGTGGGTTTGAGAAGGGGAGGGACTCAGGTCAGCGTAGGGGGTGGCCAAGAGGAGGCAATACAGGTTGCCGGTAGACTAGAGGGTGGTCTAGGAGTATGGTCTGAGCAGCACCAGGTGTGCTTTGAAGGCTGTGTAGTAGTTTTCCAGCCAGAGTATTCATTCATCAAACCCTGGTATTCTTTATGCCTGGCCCACCCAGGAAGACAAAGGCCTCCTCCATGGCAATGTCTCAGCCCGGAAGGTCCTCCTGGCTCGGGAGGGGGCCGATGGGAACCTGCCCTTCATCAAGCTGAGTGACCCTGGTGTCAGCCCCACTGTGCTAAGCCTGGAGAGTACGTACAGAAGGGTGGAGACGGAGGGGCCTAATGGTGCAGAGGAGCAGATCCTGATCCCAGCCCCACTCCCCAGTGCTCACTGACAGGATCCCCTGGGTGGCCCCTGAGTGTTTCCAGGAGGCCCGAACACTTGGCTTGGAAGCTGACAAGTGGGGTTTTGGTGCCACAGTCTGGGAAGTGTTCAGCGGGATCCCGATGCCCATCAGCACCCTGGATCCAGCCAAGGTCGGAACACCAGCACTGGCCTCTTGAATGCCCATTTGGTATAAGGGTTGAATGGCCTGAGGTCCAGCTTGGGGAAAATGGGCtggtctggggggggggggggggctcctgaAGGTGTACCGGGAGTGACCAGCCACTCTTCTCAACTTCAGAAGCTCCAGTTTTATGAGGAACGGCAGCAGCTGCCTGCTCCGAAGTGGATGGAGCTGGCTGTCCTGATCCAACAGTGCATGGCCTATGAGCCAGGCCAGAGGCCCTCCTTCCGTGCCATCATCCGTGACCTGAACAGCCTCATCACTTCAGGTGCCCACTGGGCccagcagggcaggcagggctggcaTATTATATTAGGCACAGAGGGGGGAAAATGAAATTTGCATGCAGAGCTGGCCCTGTGTGCTTGGCAGGATTGGAGTGGTTGGTGACTGTAGCAATCAGCATGAGCCTCaactgctgctgtaacaaacagaCCCTCTCAGCTCAAGGCTGAATGTGACGgatatttacttttcattcaATGGGGGTGTCCAGGTCAACAGGCACCTCTCCCTTTGTGGCTCCCCACATCCCATGTCCTCAGTCCCTGTTGCATCCTCTGCAGACAAGAGAGAGGCTGTGGAGGGTCTCATGCTAGGTTTCCATGGGCCAGGCCTGAAAGAAACCCAGGACTTCTCCCCTGTCAGCCTGAGCTCAATCATGTGTCACACTTCACAGCAGTGGAGTCTGGAAAATGCCTTCTGTCTCCAAAACCATGTGTAGGTTGCACAGCATACAGAAGGGGTTTGCCTTTGCCCAGCTGGCATCTTTTTCCAGCCCCCCACAAAATACCCTTAGGCTTGCAGTGGCCCTGTCATAATACTCGGAAAAAGTAAGCATGCAGTTCGAAGAAGTCCCATAGCAAGTCAGCTTAGGAGGGGGACCCAGGGCCCAATAATAAGGGTCACTTACTATCTGTGCCCCACAGATTATGAGCTTCTCTCAGATCCCACACCTGGTGCCTTGGCACCCCGCGATGGGCTGTGGAACGGTGCCCAGCTCTATGCCTACCAGGACCCTACCATTTTTGAGGAGAGACACCTCAAGTACATCTCACAGCTGGGCAAGGtgaggtgggctgggctggggtggggtgggcggggaAGCACCCATGCACATGTATACCAGCCCTCCTGTCCCCCAGGGCAACTTTGGGAGCGTGGAACTGTGCCGCTATGACCCACTGGGTGACAACACGGGCGCCCTAGTGGCTGTGAAGCAGCTGCAGCACAGCGGGCCAGACCAGCAGAGGGACTTCCAGAGGGAGATCCAGATCCTCAAAGCCCTCCACAGCGACTTCATTGTCAAGTACCGCGGAGTCAGCTATGGCCCAGGTGAGCCACTTCCCAAACGGGTGCTCTTCAAATCACACACCCTTGTCCTCCTGCAGGAACATTTTAGAGTGGTTTGGGAACACCAGGAGGGGCTATTGGCTCGCTTGTTTATCCAAATTTGGATCACCTGGGGTTCGAATTCCTGCTCAAACCCTTGGTAGCTGGGAGACCTTGGGCTGGcgatttaacctctctgagagtccatttccacatctgaaaaatggggtCACTATCAGGTTTAAATGAATCCATGGATATTGTAGAAATTACTCAACGGCCATTGGCAATAGGTGTCACTATAGCTGTTGTCATTTTACAGAAAGCattgggaggctgggagggccccagGGTGGCACTCTGAACGGAGAGAAAGAACCGGGAGGGGCAGTAGACAGAGTTGGGTCCTGCGgggcctcctccagcctcccctcGCTTCCCCTAGGCCGCCAGAGCCTGCGGCTGGTGATGGAGTACCTGCCCAGCGGCTGCCTGCGCGACTTCCTGCAGCGGCACCGCGCGCGCCTCGACGCCGGCCGCCTGCTCCTCTACGCCTCGCAGATCTGCAAGGTGCGGGGCTCGCCCCGGGACCGGGGGGCTGAGGTGGCCGAGTCTGGGCAGGGATCTGCGTGGGGTCGCGGGGAAGGCTGAGGGTTGAAGTTTGGTCAGGTTGGAGGAGCAGTTGAGTTAGGGCTAAGGTCGAGACTGGAGGGCAGGCTGGGTCCAGGGCAGGGTTAGACTTGGGGTCTGGAATGGGTTTGGGTTGGATTCCAGGTCAGGCTTGGGGCCCCTGAGGGTTATGCTGGAGTCTGTACCTCCTGCTCAATTGCAGGGCATGGAGTACCTGGGCTCCTGCCGCTGCGTGCACCGCGACCTGGCAGCCCGCAACATCCTGGTGGAGAGCGAGACGCACGTCAAGATCGCCGACTTTGGCCTCGCCAAGCTGCTGCCCCTCGACAAAGACTACTACGTGGTCCGCGGGCCCGGCCAGAACCCCATCTTCTGGTGTGGACCCCTCCCCACTACCCTGGCGGCTACTTCGCGCTCACCCTGGTGGGCCCGCCATGGCCCCGCCCTCCCTCAGTCCTGACCCCTCCCCCTAGCGTGatggccccgcccctgcccctacAGCTGCGGCCCCGTCCTGACCCCGCCCAGGCCCCCCACTTCTCCTCACTACCCAGACCCCTCCTCTGCCTTCAGTGTCCTGgggccgcccggccccgcccctcccacggCCCTAGCCCCTTCCGTCACCTACCAGCTACGGTCCTTCCCCGCAGCCTGgtcccaccccgccccgccccccgattctggccccgccccctagcccccggccccgccctgaCCCCGCCCAGGCCCTCCTAAGGTTGGCGAATACCCCATCCCACCGGCAGGGAAACAAACCCTGACCCCGGAGCTGGGACCGACCTTCTCACAGCCCCCACCTACAACTGACCGGCTCCCCCAGCCCAAGGCTGTCCCCTTTCCCGTCCTCTCGCATCCCAAGAATTCCTTGTCCCCTGCAGGTACTCCCCAGAGTCCCTCTCTGACAACATCTTCTCGTGCCAGTCGGACGTCTGGAGCTTCGGGGTTGTCCTGTACGAGCTTTTCACCTATGGCAACAAGAGTTGCAGCCCCTCAGCCGTGAGTCAGCACCCCTGCATCCCCAGGAccctcctctccccaaccccttcCGGGCCAATCCCTGGCCTGTTTGTACCCGAGTGCCTCTTTCCTCAGTGTTACCTGTTCCCAGCATCATATAGGCCCTCCATAGTGGGGAGAACCTCTCTTCACTAAGGCCGACTCCCACCACAAGGCAGCCCAGTCCCCCTCCAGCACAGATGACTCCTGCTCCCCCCTTAGGGATGGCCCCTCTCCCCATCACGGGTGGttctctcctgcccttccctagggctgccccctgcccctccccaatcACTTGcagccccttctccctccttcacGGATGGCTTCTCCCCCACTGAGGGTGCTCCCTCCTGACCCCAGGAGTTCCTGAGGATAATGGGATGTGAGCGAGATGTCCCGGCCCTCTGCCGCCTGGTGGAGCTGCTGGCTGAGGGCCAGAGGCTGCCCGCgcctcctgcctgccctggtGAGGTGAGCACTGGAGggcttgcctcagtttcccactcTGGATTTTTTCTGGGTGAGCCAGCTGGCCTCTTGGGTCTCCCCAGCCACCACTGATGGCTTTTGATTGAGAGCATACTCTGGGGCATGAAGCCAAAGAGGATTCTGGCTTCTACTTTGCTGTTCTCACAAACTCTTTCAGatcctcagtttacccatctccaaaatgggaataacaatgcTTTATGGGGTGGGGGAAGATCAGACAAGTTACCACCTTTCTCCAACGCTCAGCTTAGAGTCCAGCGCACTGTCAACACTCCATAAATGTTAACGACTCTTACGGTTTATCGTAACAACTTTTGTGGAAGTGTCTGACATGAGGTTGGTCATTCATAAAGTGAAATGCCcaaggatgcccgggtggctcagtcatttaagtgactgactcttggtttccgttctggtcatgatctcagggttgtgagatcaaggcccacgttgggctctccaCTGGGtaaggagtttgcttgagattctttctccctccctcttctccctcatgCTCCTCCCCCAATGCACAGGCTccctttctcataaataaataaataaataaataaataaataaataaacaaaatctttaaaaataaataaatttatctgcCCAGGTCAcagatgtttattgagtgctgtgtgccaggctctgtgctgggtgctggggacccaGCAGGGGACAGAACAGATACTACCCTGTTCTCCTAGTAATCAGCAGAGGCTAACAAGAGCATTCTGGTGGTTATCAGTGTTTGGAAAGAGTTGAACAGGGGTTGATGAGGCGGTGTGGTGTGGtggtggtcagggagggcctctGAGAGGGGGTGATcctgaaggaggaagaggagcccaCCCCTGGGAAAAGGTGGGAGAGGGCATTCTTCAGTGGTGGACagaacatgtgcaaaggccctgaggtgggaatgagtttgatgcatttatttttttaaaagatttttacttatttattcatgagggacagagaaagagaggcagagacacaggcagagggagaagcaggctccatgcaggaagcctgatctgggattcgatcctgggactctgggaccatgccctgggccaaaggcaggtgctaaaccgctgagccacccatgcatccccaTTTTGATGCATTTAAATAATGAGATTGGGGCAGATGTGGCTGCAGGGAACAAGAAAGGAGGTGATGGAAGGAGGTAAGGGAGGGGATGAGATTTTGTTCTAAGACATGTAGGGAGCTATGGCAGGCtttggagcagaggaggggatggagtctaatttatattttaaagctgtGACTAGGGGACGTCTgggaagctcagtggttgagcatctgccttcagctcaggacatgatcccaagatctgggatcgagtcccacatcaggctccttgcagggagcctgcttctccctctgcctatgtttctgtctctgtgtgtgtgtgtctctcatgaataaataaataaaatctttaaaaaataaaaataaataaagctgtgaCTAGGAGTTATGCTCACATGTGATCCTGttgtctcctcctgccccctcaggTTCACGAGCTCATGAAGCTGTGCTGGGCCCCCAGCCCGAAAGACCGGCCAACATTCAGTGCCCTGGGCCCCCAGCTGGATGCACTCTGGCGTGGAGTAGCATAGTGTGAGACTCAGCCTTCTCTGCTTGTCTGGAAGGAGAAACCCACTCACTCCATTTTTATATCTCCTGCGCACATACCCCTGGGTTCTGGTCTCTGTGgactggctatgtgaccttgggcaggaaGTTgctcctctctgggcttcctgctctacagactccccaccccacccctgggggGAAGCTGACATTGCATTTGGGGGGCCATCCCTGGCTTGTGAGGCAACAAGAGTCCTGTGGCCTTAGGAACGAACGTGTAGATTTTCAAGATGAATGCGTTGTCCCCAGAATTGAGGAAACAAATTTAAGTCCCTCCCATCTTCCTATCCTCTTAGGGTTGGCTCTGAGCTTCCTGTCTCAGTGAAGACGTTGCATAGCTTTAAATATATGCTCTCAGGCTTCTGTCCTCCCCATCCCTCTTTTGCTGGAGGAAGCCACAGACAAGAGCAGCTTGCCCTGGCTGGAAATTGACTTTCTGGGGGAGCCTGTATGACTTTTTGGGATCATGTGAGGGTCCAGGAGACGCTGGGGTCCTGGTCTACCCTAACTGTACCAGATCGTCCCCGGGCTTCAGTTTGCCCCTCTGTCTGGACCAGAGGGTCACATGATTGATGACACTGGAGACTTACAGGAGCTTTTCAGCAGTTGCGGGAAGGAAAGGTCTTCTTGGCAGAGGGAGCAGTGAGGTGAGAGTGAGAAGGCTCAGAGTACAGAAGTTAAGAACCCAGGTGTTGGAACCCATGGTTCTGCGTCTTATTTGCTGTGGGATGGTGGGCAAGTTGCCTCCCCTACGGGGTCTCAGTTCTATCCCCTGTACAATGGGCAGATAAATGGTGTTGGTGCCTTGCTGTACACAGTCAGCTTCTGGAGTTTGTGAGAAGGCATCTGGCACAGgttaagccccccccccccccattcctcgCCTGCCTGCAGGCTTTTCTGCCACTTTCACCCCTTGGAAAACTCTTATTTATCATTCAAAACCCCAGCTATCACCTCCCTGTAGGCTTCCTTGTAATGCTTACTCACCAGCCGTGTACTTCCCTCCAACCCTAGGGCTGGGGTGTCTGTCTAGATCCACCTCCTCCGACCTGGAGGctccctgggggctgggctggaaAGGGCAcagaacatttgttgaatgaataaagttcTGTGCAAAGAATGGTATGTTGCTGGATTTGGGTGATGGGGAAtttatgccccccccccccccccgctgtgaGTTGGGGAGGAATGTGGTTAGGGctggtgttggggggggggatggagacCCCCTGGGGGCCACAATGGAAGCCTCAGGgctggctgggggaggagagacagCAGGATGGGGCATGGGCTGGGATCCTGGAGGACAGAagccctccccccagctccagctGCTGGCCTTGGCTCTGGGAACTGATTACAGGCTCTGGGCGGGTGGAAGGAACAGGCTGCTCTGGGGGGAGGCCAAGGGCAAGGTTGGGTTGGGAGACTGGGTCCAACACTAGTGGGGAACAAGCAAGTCTCCCTTAGGACTGCTGGACAGATATGAGGAGTAACAGAAAGACacagtggaggaggaggcagtcctctctctctgtctctctctgtctctctggcctACCCTCTTAGCCCAGAGAAAGCCACCTGCTTTGGTGAAAAGCAGGAGGGGGCTGGTCTGGGCTCAAGCAAGACAGGGTTTTCAGCTCAGGCCTTCCCTTGCCTTGGATGGAGTATcctgccttccctctgctcctttccctcctcAGTAAACCGAGGTCATAATGAGCAAATGCAGCCAACTTCATTCTGGGCCCTCCAGTCCCTGCCCCACCCAAAGAGACCGATATGGAAGAGACAGAGCCAGCCAACAGCCCCAGCCTGCTGTGACCATGGACAAGTGTGGTGACcagccccaccacccccagcctcagtttctttacttaTACAGGAATAAGGACAACAATCTTCTGATTGTCCCTGCTCTCAGTTGGCTGGATGCCCGACCACCACCCTGcaaaattattctatttatctAGTTCACCTCTCTAaaatagttgttgtttttaaaaagactcctCAGCCAGTGCTCCCCCTAGGGGAGGCACACCCAGGGCCCTggcccaggcagagagagacctTCACTGTTTTGTGGCGCTCTCAGCTATTAATAAACAGTGTTGAGGTTAAAACCATCTTTGTGGTTCTTATTATGATTGCTAGATCCCCTTTAGCACCACCCATCAGGAAACTGAAAAAGTAAAGGTTTATTACTCACAAGACCTCAGAGTCACACAGCGGACCTAGGGCTACACAGTGAGGTCATGCATAGAAACAGAGACCAATTCTGGCTTGGGGCTCTGCTTTTATTGGGGACTAGGGCGGGGGGCCTACAGTTTCCCCAGCTTACTCTTTATTGGTAGATTTAAGTCCTAGAATGGGGGCACCTagagctgggggcacctggtggctcagtggttgagtatctgccttcagcttaggtcttgatcccaggatcctgggattgagtcctgcatcggactccctgcaggggcctacttcttcctctgcctatgtctctgcccctctctatgtctctcatgaataaataaaatcttaaaagaaaaaaaaagtcatagagcAGGAATTTAATGTTTTGAGCTGAGGGCGCACAACTCTCTTCCCTCTACAGCTACCGGGGACTCCTCCCTGCGGTCACATCAGGCACTGGCTCAGCACGGTCAGGCTGCTTGAACCAAAGCCCCAGCAGCTTCAACACTGACACTCACTTCTCACagccctggaggctggaagtcagggTGCCAGCACAGTCGGGGTCTGCTGAGGATACCTCCTGGCTTGCAGCTGGCTGTCTTCTGGCCAGGTCCTCACGTGGAGAGGGACGGGATGTGGGGGCACATTCTCTCATACCACTTCTTAGAGCACCAATCCCAGTGCGAGCCCCCCACCTCCACTACCTGATGATCTTCCAAAGCCCCCACATCCACAGACCCCCTCACGATGGGAAGTAGGGCTTAAACATAGGAATTGGCAGAGGTGGGAGGTTGTACTGGTTACATCCCAGCCTGTCAATATCCAGTGTGTGCTTGGACTGGCCTCTGTGGTGCTGACTGTAGGACACCCTTCAGCAACAACCATCAGGAAACTGAAAAAAGTAAAGGCTTATTCTTTACAAGACCTGGGAATTGTACAGCACCCCAGGGCCACACAATGAGGAGGTggggaacagagagaaagagccacCTGTTCACTGGCTGGGCCTCTGCTTTTACTGGGGTTCACAATGGGAGCCTGGGTCTCCCAGGACTCATTGTTTATTGATAAACCTAAAACATAGGAGTGGGAATGTTAAGtgccagaaggggaaaaaaaaaacaagtggccCCAAAGGCCAGTTATCAAAACCGACCAAAACCCCTCTAACAAGAGAGCCTTCAGTGCGGAGAGGCGGCCTGGCTCTATCTAGTGGTGTTGCTGACAAATAGGCTTATTCCAAACAGCCATCATTGAAGGGGATGCCTGGGCACTCAGAGCTTAAAtcagacactacaaaaaaagcctagctcagtgggtggagcatgcaactcagGATCTCGGGTTTGTGGGCTGTGAGTTCGAGGCCCACGTGGGGCTTAGAggttacttataaaaaaaaagagagagagagagagaaagagaaaacccaaCTGCTGGGTTTACACTACACTTGCACTCACCCCGCCCTTGACCTTCTCCTTGAGCTGTGGGCAGAATGTTCCATCCCCATCCAAGGTCCTCAGCTGGGGCGGGCTGGATGCCTATAAGAAGGGTGCCCGCTGGGGCCGGCCTCCTGCCACCATGGGCCCCCGCCCGCTCGCCTGGGCACTGGTGCTGCTGGGCGCGGCGCTGGCGGTGGCGCTGGCACTGGGCTCTGCGCCCGCTCCGGGAGCGCGGGAGAAGCTGTGTGGCCACCACTTCGTGCGGGCGCTGGTGCGGGTGTGCGGGGGCCCGCGCTGGTCCTCCGAGGACGGGCGGCGGGTGGCTGGCGGCGACCGTGAGTGCGGGCGGGCGCGAACCGAGCCCCGGGTTCGGGGCTCAGTCAAGAGTCAGTCTTGGCGGGGCAGGTGCACGGGGCGCTGGTGGGCGTCGGGGCAGGCGGGTGGGTTTGCACGCACACGCCGCGGTCCGCTTGCCCCGGTCCGCTTGCCCGGACGCTGGTGTGCGCAAGTTCGCGAAGGATGCGTCCCCTGCCAGGCCGGAATCTGTGCGTGACGAGCGAGTGCACGGGGCAGATCCCGTCTTATTTACAATTTCAGTATTTTGATCTTCGTGAATTTTTgcattgcttttgatttttagaaacaTTGCATTAAAATGTAATGGATCTTCATTGTTGAGTGCCCTGGCGCCCCCTTAAATTGTGCGTTGAGGCCAGTGTGCGCTCTTCTCACCCTACGCCAGGCCTTGGTGCAGAGGGTATGAGGGGGGGGGGGTATGCCTGTGTGTCACACATGTGTGGCCTATATGTCTGCATCTCTGTGACACAGATGCAGACGGATGTGCAGGGGCATGCATGGGGGAGGACTGGGAAGGGCTGTGAGGGTACGTGCCTGCGTGTGTGCGTGTCCACATGAGCCCACTGCCTGCACACATGGGCACATGTATATGTCACATGTCACCTCTGCTGTCTTTGGCTTT
This window of the Canis lupus dingo isolate Sandy chromosome 20, ASM325472v2, whole genome shotgun sequence genome carries:
- the JAK3 gene encoding tyrosine-protein kinase JAK3 isoform X3; the encoded protein is MAREQAQQPEELLKTVSYKVCLPPDLRDLIQGLSFVTRKRIRRMVRRALRRVTACQADRHSLMAKYIMDLERLDPARAVETFLVSFPGAAGGQDAQGLLRVAGDRGIAWSPGGQEALQPFCDFPEIVDISIKQAPRAGPAGEHRLVTVTKTDKQILEAEFPGLPAALSFVALVDGYFRLTSDSRHFFCKEVAPPRLLEEVAEQCHGPITLDFAINKLKTGGSLPGSYVLRRSPQDFDSFLLTVCVQTPLGPDYKGCLIRCDPTGTFSLAGLGRPHSSLRELLTACWDGGLHMDGAALNLTFCCTPRPKEKSNLIVVRRGCNPPTSSPVQPQSQCQLSQMTFHKIPADSLEWHENLGHGSFTKIYRGCRHEVVDGEARETEVLLKVMDAKHKNCMESFLEAASLMSQVSYQHLVLLHGVCMAGDSIMVQEFVHLGALDTYLRKSGHLVPASWKLQVIKQLAYALNYLEDKGLLHGNVSARKVLLAREGADGNLPFIKLSDPGVSPTVLSLEMLTDRIPWVAPECFQEARTLGLEADKWGFGATVWEVFSGIPMPISTLDPAKKLQFYEERQQLPAPKWMELAVLIQQCMAYEPGQRPSFRAIIRDLNSLITSDYELLSDPTPGALAPRDGLWNGAQLYAYQDPTIFEERHLKYISQLGKGNFGSVELCRYDPLGDNTGALVAVKQLQHSGPDQQRDFQREIQILKALHSDFIVKYRGVSYGPGRQSLRLVMEYLPSGCLRDFLQRHRARLDAGRLLLYASQICKGMEYLGSCRCVHRDLAARNILVESETHVKIADFGLAKLLPLDKDYYVVRGPGQNPIFWYSPESLSDNIFSCQSDVWSFGVVLYELFTYGNKSCSPSAEFLRIMGCERDVPALCRLVELLAEGQRLPAPPACPGEVHELMKLCWAPSPKDRPTFSALGPQLDALWRGVA